The Humulus lupulus chromosome 3, drHumLupu1.1, whole genome shotgun sequence genome window below encodes:
- the LOC133823195 gene encoding pentatricopeptide repeat-containing protein At1g10910, chloroplastic-like yields the protein MEVSILGARMQHIMPCSFPLPYSFSPSISTTPNNSYLIYAKASPTTTTTFVKGENIEQPNNGEVKRNRTPSKSYSARKFAILEIQLSPDLDSALTSYGDILKVQDLNVILRHFGMRKRWHKLSQLLSGCIKAKQGYPIAMELVQKLQQNDVQMDNEIYGTLHLSLFTSGRP from the exons ATGGAGGTATCGATACTTGGTGCTAGAATGCAACATATCATGCCTTGCTCCTTCCCATTACCATATTCCTTCTCTCCTTCCATCTCAACTACACCAAATAATTCTTATCTCATTTATGCTAAAGCTTCACCAACAACGACAACAACTTTTGTTAAAGGAGAAAACATAGAACAACCCAACAATGGCGAAGTGAAACGTAACAGGACTCCTTCAAAATCTTACTCAGCCAGAAAGTTTGCTATTCTTGAAATTCAACTATCCCCTGATTTGGATTCTGCTCTTACAAG CTATGGAGATATTTTAAAAGTTCAGGACTTGAATGTAATATTACGTCATTTTGGAATGCGAAAGAGATGGCACAAGCTTTCCCAG tTACTTTCAGGTTGTATCAAAGCTAAACAAGGCTATCCAATAGCAATGGAACTTGTTCAGAAGTTGCAGCAAAATGATGTGCAGATGGACAATGAAATTTATGGGACTCTTCATTTATCCTTGTTCACTTCAGGAAGAccttaa